Proteins encoded together in one Nitrospira sp. window:
- a CDS encoding ABC transporter permease, translating to MTLWRLIVRNTKRRPLRSSLAVGGLAMVVLAFGLVCLTLSQWQAATSETTKNRLVTVHAMAESLRLPLAYKDRIAVLPGVQSVHYGVWVGGIYKDPKQTFGTFAEPAVTLLSTYPEIVLSEEHRLAFIRDRRSCIVGNKLAERYGWKLGDVIPLTGVAYSGQWEFIVRGIYESTNTKVFSDQEMYFHWEYLNEQLKTTEPDRADQVGWFVIRADLKNGASMVATVIDAAFSNSVAETRTQLEQAYIAGWIARSSALLHGLEAVSACMNVIALLVLANVLTMSIRERTKEYGVLKTIGFRTRHFCVLILGESLLLALAGGLVGLGLLVPASYLYALMVGFDGYVPTYEITGETIWLCSGMMAAVGILASVWPIMRISRMSVLKGLHHIG from the coding sequence ATGACATTGTGGCGCCTGATCGTCAGAAATACAAAGCGGCGACCCTTGCGAAGCAGTTTGGCGGTCGGGGGGTTGGCCATGGTGGTGTTGGCTTTTGGGCTGGTGTGTCTCACGCTCAGTCAATGGCAAGCCGCGACGAGTGAGACGACCAAGAACCGGCTGGTGACCGTGCATGCCATGGCAGAATCGCTCCGGTTGCCGCTTGCCTACAAAGATCGGATAGCCGTCTTGCCCGGTGTACAGTCGGTGCACTATGGCGTGTGGGTCGGTGGAATTTATAAAGATCCCAAGCAGACGTTCGGCACCTTCGCCGAACCGGCGGTGACGCTGTTGTCGACCTATCCGGAAATTGTCCTCTCGGAGGAGCATCGGTTGGCCTTCATTCGCGATCGACGAAGCTGCATCGTAGGAAACAAATTGGCGGAGCGCTATGGCTGGAAACTCGGGGATGTGATTCCGCTGACCGGCGTGGCTTATAGCGGGCAGTGGGAGTTCATCGTGCGTGGAATTTATGAGAGCACCAATACGAAGGTTTTCTCGGATCAAGAGATGTATTTCCACTGGGAATATCTCAACGAGCAGCTCAAGACGACGGAACCCGACCGCGCCGATCAAGTAGGTTGGTTTGTCATTCGTGCGGACTTGAAGAACGGAGCATCGATGGTAGCCACTGTCATCGATGCGGCATTTTCGAATTCTGTCGCTGAAACACGCACACAGCTCGAACAAGCCTACATAGCGGGCTGGATCGCACGATCCAGTGCTCTGTTGCATGGATTGGAAGCCGTCTCCGCATGCATGAATGTGATCGCCCTCCTTGTGTTGGCCAACGTCCTGACGATGTCCATACGTGAACGGACCAAAGAGTATGGTGTATTGAAGACGATCGGGTTCCGGACTCGACATTTCTGTGTGCTGATCCTCGGAGAATCTTTATTGCTGGCATTAGCGGGAGGTCTAGTCGGCTTGGGTCTGCTGGTCCCAGCATCGTACCTGTATGCGCTCATGGTGGGCTTTGACGGCTATGTGCCGACTTATGAGATCACCGGTGAAACGATTTGGCTCTGTTCCGGCATGATGGCCGCCGTGGGCATTCTCGCCTCGGTGTGGCCCATCATGAGGATCTCGCGAATGTCCGTGCTGAAAGGATTGCATCACATCGGTTAG
- a CDS encoding ABC transporter permease: MLSASYTMKNLWARRVTAGLTVIGLGLVVFVFLGVLMLAHGLEHTLTSTGDPNNAIILRKGALSEIDSQVSREHTKVLASEPEVRLADDGRTLAVNELGLQLTLVKPGTNSLASLVLRGTSHESLLVRPKVRLTHGRLWAPGTTEVIVGKQVAAQFPMASLGRSLRFGQREWTVVGIFEADGSGFESEVWGDVEQFMMTFHRTAFTSMTVRLTNPTLLGPFKGRIEEDPRFRVTVRREPEFYEEKAKTLARMIRVTGLFLTSVFSVGAVLGATMTMSASVAQRTTEIGTLRTLGFTRREILQAFLTESAGLGLIGGVIGVIAASGLQFVTVSTLNMDSMSELAFRFRLTSLMIVQGVGFALIMSVVAGFFPAARAASLDIVQALGERTI; encoded by the coding sequence ATTTTGTCGGCTTCATACACGATGAAAAATCTGTGGGCTCGTCGTGTAACAGCGGGACTCACTGTCATTGGGTTGGGCCTGGTCGTATTTGTGTTTCTGGGCGTCTTGATGCTGGCCCACGGGTTGGAGCATACCCTTACCAGTACGGGCGATCCCAACAATGCGATTATTCTGAGAAAGGGGGCGCTTTCGGAAATCGACAGCCAGGTTTCACGCGAGCACACGAAGGTGCTCGCTTCAGAGCCGGAGGTACGTCTGGCCGACGATGGACGCACTCTGGCTGTGAACGAATTGGGGCTTCAGCTCACACTCGTGAAGCCGGGCACCAACAGTCTGGCCAGTCTTGTGTTGCGAGGAACGTCTCACGAGTCACTGCTCGTGAGACCAAAGGTCCGATTGACACACGGTCGTCTGTGGGCGCCCGGTACTACGGAGGTTATCGTCGGTAAGCAGGTCGCTGCGCAGTTTCCCATGGCAAGCCTCGGTCGGTCTCTTCGCTTTGGCCAGCGAGAATGGACAGTGGTCGGCATTTTTGAAGCCGATGGCAGCGGGTTCGAATCGGAAGTATGGGGCGATGTCGAGCAATTCATGATGACCTTCCATCGAACGGCATTCACCTCGATGACGGTCCGCCTGACAAACCCCACCTTGCTGGGTCCATTCAAGGGCCGCATCGAAGAGGATCCACGTTTTCGCGTGACGGTGAGGCGCGAACCGGAGTTCTATGAGGAAAAAGCCAAGACTCTCGCGCGGATGATCCGTGTCACCGGCCTTTTCCTCACGTCAGTGTTCAGTGTTGGTGCCGTCTTGGGGGCCACCATGACCATGTCGGCTTCCGTCGCCCAGCGGACGACGGAAATTGGCACCTTACGGACATTGGGGTTTACGCGGCGTGAAATTCTTCAGGCGTTTCTCACAGAATCTGCAGGGTTGGGTCTTATCGGTGGAGTGATCGGGGTGATCGCAGCCTCCGGGCTTCAGTTCGTGACGGTCTCCACCTTGAATATGGATTCCATGTCCGAACTCGCGTTTCGGTTTCGCTTGACGTCACTGATGATCGTGCAGGGGGTGGGATTTGCCTTGATCATGAGTGTGGTCGCAGGGTTTTTTCCAGCTGCTCGCGCGGCAAGTCTGGACATCGTGCAGGCATTGGGCGAACGCACTATCTAG
- a CDS encoding GntR family transcriptional regulator, which yields MIHKIDPKEKAASSNLSSSIVATIKEEIVHWHYPPEHRLTEEELCKRFRVSRSPIREVLRVLASEGFLKRLPNRSYVVRQHTVEEVEELYGVRQALELYTVERLAGEDLPTHHKTELEDLRHTWMELLNEPAKRPEEFAILDTLFHDTLARILGNKSLLRNLRSINERLTLFRLLDFENRTRAEQTCRQHLEIVDRIMAHNGPGARAAMQSNIEEGSNNVRAAIKDALARAYLKNS from the coding sequence ATGATCCATAAGATAGATCCAAAAGAAAAAGCGGCCTCCTCCAACCTCAGTTCGTCGATCGTGGCAACGATCAAAGAAGAAATCGTCCACTGGCACTATCCGCCGGAACATCGGCTGACCGAAGAAGAACTGTGCAAACGATTTCGTGTGAGTCGGAGCCCCATTCGAGAAGTCCTCCGAGTCCTGGCCTCCGAAGGCTTCCTTAAACGATTGCCTAATCGAAGTTATGTCGTCAGGCAACACACCGTCGAAGAAGTCGAGGAATTATACGGCGTACGACAGGCGCTGGAACTCTATACAGTCGAACGCTTAGCCGGCGAGGATTTGCCGACACACCACAAGACCGAGCTGGAGGATCTCCGGCACACTTGGATGGAACTCCTCAACGAACCAGCCAAACGACCGGAGGAGTTCGCCATACTCGACACACTCTTTCATGATACTTTGGCCCGCATCTTAGGAAACAAGTCTCTCCTGCGGAACCTCCGCTCTATCAATGAACGATTGACCCTGTTTCGGCTGCTTGATTTCGAGAACCGAACCCGTGCGGAACAGACCTGCCGTCAACATCTGGAGATTGTGGATCGGATCATGGCCCACAATGGCCCCGGTGCGCGGGCCGCGATGCAGAGCAATATCGAAGAGGGAAGCAACAACGTCCGGGCCGCGATCAAAGACGCGCTCGCAAGAGCCTACCTCAAGAACAGCTAA
- a CDS encoding Slp family lipoprotein, producing MNRLLAASLSSALILSGCALTGGQNETIPSGPPPPTFGQVKAAPEAYTGQPVTFGGKVLGARRLKEGTRIEILQLPLAASLEPTPDLTTSQGRFVALREEFLDPATIPAGTFITVTGEMAGSVALPLDEMEYTYPLVHVTSLRVWSEQDDEPPRIRRPLGPGPSWGPYWSPYWHPWPYYW from the coding sequence ATGAACCGACTCCTCGCTGCAAGCCTAAGTTCTGCGCTCATCCTCTCCGGCTGTGCCCTGACCGGAGGTCAGAACGAAACCATCCCATCAGGCCCACCTCCGCCGACCTTTGGACAAGTGAAAGCCGCCCCCGAAGCTTACACCGGACAACCCGTGACATTCGGTGGTAAAGTACTCGGAGCGCGCCGACTCAAAGAGGGGACCAGAATTGAAATCCTCCAATTGCCATTGGCTGCCTCCCTGGAACCAACCCCCGATCTCACCACATCCCAAGGCCGGTTTGTCGCACTACGGGAGGAATTCCTTGACCCCGCAACAATCCCTGCCGGCACGTTCATCACCGTAACGGGTGAAATGGCTGGTTCCGTAGCGTTGCCGCTCGATGAAATGGAATATACCTACCCGCTCGTGCATGTCACCAGCCTGCGTGTCTGGAGCGAACAGGATGACGAGCCTCCGCGCATTCGCCGGCCTCTCGGCCCTGGCCCCTCTTGGGGACCCTACTGGTCTCCCTATTGGCATCCTTGGCCTTATTATTGGTAA
- a CDS encoding thioredoxin domain-containing protein yields the protein MMSRWTAAIWVMGVVGLLLTPVVVLATKPELKGKFEILKDETSTHQPGKVKVIEFADFYCPHCHHFEETGVPLLMKEFGNRVEITMVGFPVIPGKLPTPFDMYEQAKMMGKGDQMKAVLFRTIHKEKLDGVLDRSIRSLLIKEVGLDVETFEAGMESGKPARLFEAGRRWGERVKVSSTPSILLDGNIKVDGANMTPENVLTIIRSILEADAKK from the coding sequence ATGATGTCGAGGTGGACGGCGGCGATCTGGGTGATGGGAGTGGTGGGACTGTTGCTTACTCCAGTCGTCGTACTGGCAACCAAGCCAGAGCTGAAGGGGAAATTCGAGATTCTCAAGGATGAGACGTCCACCCATCAACCGGGGAAAGTCAAAGTCATCGAGTTTGCGGATTTCTATTGCCCGCATTGCCATCACTTCGAAGAGACGGGGGTTCCCCTGCTCATGAAAGAATTCGGGAATAGGGTTGAAATTACAATGGTCGGGTTTCCGGTCATCCCGGGGAAGCTGCCGACTCCCTTTGATATGTACGAGCAGGCCAAGATGATGGGGAAAGGCGATCAGATGAAAGCCGTCTTGTTTCGCACCATTCACAAAGAAAAACTCGATGGGGTGTTGGATCGCTCGATCCGCTCCCTGTTGATCAAGGAAGTTGGTTTGGACGTGGAAACATTCGAAGCCGGGATGGAAAGCGGAAAGCCGGCCAGGTTGTTTGAAGCGGGGCGCCGGTGGGGTGAACGGGTCAAGGTGTCGTCGACGCCCTCAATCTTGTTGGACGGGAACATTAAGGTCGATGGAGCCAATATGACGCCGGAGAACGTCCTTACGATTATCCGAAGTATTCTCGAAGCGGATGCCAAGAAGTGA
- a CDS encoding sigma-70 family RNA polymerase sigma factor — MAEDKAHEIIRRLLEHESAFRQFVRRRVGEEGIAEDILQQSFTRAVEHAHSLNNEQSALAWFYQILRHTVAEYYRSHGAETRRNEAFLQELTVSGNHQEPPPDEVKTTACVCLHDLLPGLHRNYAELIKRIDLNGESPAQVAKELKISRNNLTVRLHRARQSLRVSLEAACGICSKHGCLNCACS; from the coding sequence ATGGCGGAGGATAAAGCACACGAGATCATTCGACGCCTTCTGGAGCACGAATCAGCCTTCAGGCAGTTTGTCCGCCGTCGAGTCGGCGAGGAAGGTATCGCAGAAGATATCCTGCAACAAAGCTTTACCAGAGCGGTCGAACACGCTCACTCGTTGAATAACGAGCAAAGTGCGTTGGCCTGGTTCTATCAAATCCTCCGCCATACCGTGGCGGAATATTACCGGTCCCATGGAGCTGAGACTCGTCGGAATGAAGCCTTCCTACAGGAATTGACTGTTTCGGGCAATCATCAGGAGCCGCCACCGGATGAGGTCAAGACTACTGCGTGCGTCTGCCTTCATGATCTCCTTCCCGGTCTCCATCGAAATTATGCGGAACTCATCAAGCGCATCGATCTCAACGGCGAATCGCCGGCACAGGTTGCGAAAGAGCTGAAAATATCACGCAATAACCTCACGGTTCGCCTTCACAGAGCCCGCCAATCCTTACGGGTCTCCCTCGAAGCCGCGTGCGGGATTTGTAGTAAACATGGCTGTCTTAACTGTGCCTGCAGCTAA
- a CDS encoding heavy metal translocating P-type ATPase — MSHSPTHVKPEIDPICGMTVDPARAAGQYDFKGKTYYFCAISCLERFKADPEQALGKKPLNLITMPTSRKPLPMMQPVRQGEIDPVCGMTVQPDRAAGSYEYQGKAYYFCATRCLEKFRAEPEYYLLPPEQRIPKPAPAPVGRSVQYVCPMDPEVSESKPGACPICGMALEPADVTVVPTRTEYTCPMHPEIVQSTQGACSICGMALKPRTVTVEEANLELIDMTHRFWQSVAIGSPILALMISDMLPGQPLQHLVSGRALMWVQLALATPVVLWIGRPLFERAWVSIVNRHLNMFTLIGLGTGAAYFYSVVATLAPGLFPDSFRGHGGELAVYFEPAVAIIALVLLGQVLELRARSRTSSALKSLLGLAPKTARIMRPDGREEDIPLDQVQIGDRLRVRPGEKIPVDGVVLEGSTAVDESMVTGEPIPAEKQPGQNVVGATVNGTGSVVMRAERVGRETLLAQIVRMVSEAQRTRAPIQRLADVVAGYFVPSVILVAAVTFVLWALYGPEPRMAYALLNAVAVLIIACPCALGLATPMSIMVGTGRGATAGVLIRNAEALETLAKVDILVVDKTGTLTEGKPRLVTVAPLSGFSEADLLRLTAGLEQNSEHPLAAAIVSGAQERGIALTKEGDFRSRTGKGVTGTVEGCVVAVGTVPFLNELNVETAPLLAQAEPLRQEGQTVMFVAIAGKPAGLLGVADPVKSTTPEAIDLLHREGLRLVMLTGDNRTTAEAVARRLHIDEVQADVLPEQKAAVVKRFQSEGHVVAMAGDGINDAPALAQAQVGIAMGTGTDVAMESAGVTLVKGDLRAIARARRLSRGTMRNIRQNLFFAFVYNTLGIPIAAGVLYPFAGVLLSPMIASAAMTFSSVSVIANALRLRKLAL, encoded by the coding sequence ATGAGTCATTCGCCCACTCACGTGAAGCCTGAGATCGATCCTATCTGTGGAATGACCGTCGATCCAGCCAGAGCGGCGGGTCAGTATGATTTTAAGGGGAAAACCTACTATTTTTGCGCAATTTCGTGCCTGGAACGATTTAAGGCTGATCCCGAGCAGGCGCTGGGTAAGAAACCACTGAACCTGATCACGATGCCCACCTCACGGAAGCCACTGCCTATGATGCAGCCAGTCAGGCAGGGTGAGATCGATCCTGTCTGTGGGATGACGGTACAGCCGGACAGGGCTGCCGGTTCATACGAATATCAGGGGAAGGCCTATTATTTCTGCGCCACGCGGTGTCTTGAGAAGTTTCGAGCCGAGCCTGAGTATTATTTGCTCCCACCTGAGCAGCGTATCCCCAAGCCGGCTCCCGCCCCGGTGGGCAGGAGCGTCCAATATGTCTGCCCGATGGACCCGGAAGTGTCAGAATCCAAACCAGGGGCTTGTCCGATTTGTGGGATGGCGCTGGAGCCGGCTGACGTAACGGTTGTGCCGACTCGCACTGAATATACCTGTCCGATGCATCCGGAAATCGTGCAGTCGACACAGGGGGCCTGCTCGATCTGTGGGATGGCGTTGAAACCGCGCACGGTGACGGTAGAGGAGGCCAATCTCGAATTGATCGACATGACGCACCGGTTCTGGCAGAGCGTGGCCATCGGTTCGCCTATTCTTGCACTAATGATTTCCGACATGCTGCCGGGCCAGCCGTTGCAGCATCTCGTGTCCGGACGAGCCTTGATGTGGGTTCAACTCGCACTGGCAACGCCGGTCGTACTCTGGATCGGCCGTCCACTGTTCGAACGGGCTTGGGTGTCGATCGTCAATCGTCATCTCAACATGTTTACCTTGATCGGACTCGGCACCGGTGCAGCCTACTTCTACAGCGTCGTCGCGACCCTTGCGCCGGGGTTGTTCCCAGATTCGTTCCGAGGGCATGGCGGTGAGCTGGCTGTGTACTTTGAACCGGCGGTGGCCATCATTGCCCTAGTCTTATTGGGACAGGTATTGGAGCTACGGGCGAGGAGTCGAACCAGCAGCGCATTGAAATCCCTATTAGGACTTGCACCAAAAACCGCGCGCATCATGCGACCAGATGGCCGTGAAGAGGATATCCCCTTGGACCAGGTCCAGATCGGTGATCGGTTACGTGTGCGGCCTGGTGAAAAAATTCCCGTGGACGGGGTGGTGCTGGAGGGCTCGACCGCTGTTGATGAGTCGATGGTGACCGGTGAGCCGATCCCTGCGGAAAAGCAGCCTGGCCAGAACGTTGTCGGGGCAACCGTCAATGGGACCGGTAGTGTGGTGATGCGGGCTGAGCGTGTCGGTCGAGAAACATTGCTGGCTCAGATTGTGCGGATGGTCAGTGAAGCCCAGCGCACCAGAGCGCCGATTCAACGGCTGGCCGACGTTGTAGCTGGCTATTTCGTGCCGAGCGTGATCCTTGTCGCTGCAGTCACCTTTGTACTGTGGGCGCTCTATGGCCCGGAGCCTCGTATGGCCTATGCATTGCTTAACGCGGTGGCTGTGTTGATCATTGCCTGTCCCTGCGCACTTGGGTTGGCGACGCCCATGTCGATCATGGTCGGGACGGGACGTGGTGCGACAGCCGGCGTGCTCATCCGCAATGCCGAGGCGCTGGAAACGTTGGCCAAGGTCGATATTCTTGTCGTGGATAAGACCGGCACGCTTACGGAAGGCAAGCCACGCCTGGTAACGGTTGCTCCGTTGTCTGGTTTCAGCGAGGCGGACCTGCTGCGACTGACCGCCGGTTTGGAGCAGAACAGCGAGCATCCCTTGGCGGCGGCGATCGTGTCCGGTGCGCAGGAGCGAGGAATCGCTCTGACCAAGGAAGGGGACTTTCGCTCGCGCACCGGTAAGGGAGTCACTGGTACGGTTGAGGGTTGTGTTGTGGCTGTTGGTACAGTACCGTTTCTCAACGAATTGAACGTTGAGACCGCACCATTGCTGGCCCAGGCTGAGCCCTTGCGGCAAGAAGGCCAGACGGTCATGTTCGTGGCTATCGCCGGCAAGCCTGCTGGGTTGCTGGGGGTGGCCGATCCGGTAAAGTCCACCACGCCGGAAGCGATCGACTTGTTACACCGCGAAGGGCTTCGGCTTGTGATGCTGACCGGGGACAATCGAACGACAGCCGAGGCGGTGGCGCGCCGACTTCACATTGATGAAGTGCAGGCCGACGTCTTACCTGAGCAAAAGGCGGCAGTCGTCAAACGATTCCAATCAGAAGGGCATGTTGTAGCCATGGCCGGTGACGGCATCAACGACGCACCGGCACTGGCGCAAGCCCAGGTGGGTATCGCGATGGGAACAGGCACAGATGTCGCGATGGAAAGTGCTGGGGTCACCTTGGTCAAGGGTGACCTCCGAGCGATCGCCCGGGCGCGACGCTTGAGCCGAGGGACCATGCGCAATATCCGGCAGAATTTGTTCTTCGCCTTCGTCTATAACACTCTGGGGATTCCGATCGCTGCCGGTGTTCTGTATCCGTTTGCCGGCGTTCTGTTGAGTCCCATGATCGCGAGTGCGGCGATGACGTTCAGTTCCGTATCTGTGATTGCCAACGCCTTGCGGCTACGGAAACTCGCGCTATAG
- a CDS encoding radical SAM protein: MKAWEVHLDGGTEASIESKLPDRVQASPLHYEYRSRERDMSLQLIKAIYRKVQAVTRLTEKQMLTPYYWIPYHLYGNGKAWRPLFVSLEVTYICNLKCQMCSLVSGEMVTKAGQRKNPELIEPDGSLRQEISTDEYLKLIQQMSKAGVKAVKLTGGEPALRKDILTLANAVKRGGMHLSMISNGSAKPDIYTELVRIGLDSITISVDGTEHVHDQIRGMIGSFAKTQAAIDALIKEKKITGRPKPRIGVTCAVSALNQRDLGNLAELFKDSEIDDLNFGYLHFSTEHRDLLTAETIQQGPSSALHLKKAVLPDSVLQVNTANLVTQVTEIKAQKDRYKPRIQFSPDLSAEEIALQYTNESFTLANKCFYAWYSTRIDPWGQMYPCWIDVRLGDIRKTAFEDLWNGDAYRSFRRMIRNKKLVPKCSTCCVLNDKYWSKLPTFRN, translated from the coding sequence GTGAAAGCCTGGGAAGTCCACCTTGACGGTGGAACTGAAGCGTCCATAGAATCAAAGCTGCCCGATCGCGTTCAGGCTTCACCACTGCACTACGAGTATCGCTCAAGGGAAAGGGACATGAGCTTACAATTGATCAAGGCAATCTATCGAAAAGTCCAGGCTGTAACACGTCTGACGGAAAAGCAGATGCTCACACCTTACTACTGGATCCCGTACCACCTATACGGAAACGGCAAAGCCTGGCGTCCCCTGTTCGTGTCGCTTGAGGTAACCTACATCTGCAACCTCAAGTGCCAAATGTGCTCCCTAGTGTCCGGTGAGATGGTCACCAAGGCAGGACAGAGAAAGAACCCCGAGTTGATCGAACCCGACGGCAGTCTGCGGCAAGAGATTTCGACCGACGAATACCTCAAGCTAATCCAGCAGATGAGCAAGGCAGGCGTCAAAGCAGTGAAGTTGACGGGAGGGGAGCCTGCCTTAAGAAAGGACATTCTGACGCTGGCCAATGCGGTGAAGAGAGGTGGGATGCATTTAAGCATGATCAGTAACGGCTCTGCCAAGCCTGACATCTACACGGAACTAGTTCGCATCGGTCTAGACTCGATAACGATCTCCGTTGACGGAACGGAGCATGTTCACGATCAGATTCGCGGTATGATTGGAAGCTTTGCCAAGACCCAGGCAGCAATAGACGCTCTCATCAAAGAGAAAAAGATCACGGGGAGGCCCAAACCCAGGATCGGTGTGACCTGTGCTGTGTCCGCCCTCAACCAGCGCGATCTTGGGAATCTGGCCGAACTGTTTAAGGACTCCGAGATCGATGACCTCAACTTTGGTTATCTACACTTCAGCACCGAGCATCGCGATCTCCTCACTGCGGAAACGATCCAGCAAGGCCCTAGCTCGGCCTTACACCTAAAAAAAGCAGTACTTCCAGACTCGGTGCTGCAGGTCAACACTGCAAACTTAGTAACCCAAGTGACTGAAATCAAAGCGCAGAAGGACAGATATAAGCCTCGCATCCAGTTCTCCCCTGACCTGAGCGCCGAGGAGATCGCGCTCCAGTACACCAACGAGTCTTTCACTTTGGCTAATAAGTGCTTCTACGCCTGGTACTCAACACGGATTGACCCCTGGGGTCAGATGTATCCATGCTGGATTGACGTGAGGCTGGGCGACATCAGAAAAACCGCGTTCGAGGATCTCTGGAACGGCGATGCCTACCGTAGCTTCCGGAGGATGATACGGAACAAGAAGCTCGTCCCCAAATGCTCGACCTGTTGCGTCCTGAACGACAAGTACTGGTCGAAGCTGCCGACTTTTCGCAATTGA
- a CDS encoding copper resistance system multicopper oxidase: MVSRRLLLKRTGALGLLAAVQPLLPSCANHPLLRAAHPDPDSSTLGGELIDLMISERSFIVDGRIGMATTINGTIPGPLIRLKEGQEVTIRVTNQLMEASSIHWHGILLPSHMDGVPGVSFNGIEPGTTFTYHFPVKQSGTYWYHSHSGGQELQGMYAPLILDPIEPDPFQYDREYVVMLSEWSFESSEVMLANLKKSSGYYNFQKRDALEFLADSAKRGWWSALQDYMMWDQMRMDPTDFADVTGATFIYLMNGVPSVGNWTGLIRPGERVRLRFINAAAMTFYDVRIPGLTMMVVQADGQNVQPVTVEEFRVGPAETYDVIVWPTEDRAYTIFAETMDRSGFVRGTLAPRLGMQGEVPERRRRPLRTMEDMGMGAPGHGHASHSAETTPKSPHADPAHHGMTHGDSVESTAGLVTDARHGSPVPGVPRVKHGPDHHGTGNQTIAEYSQNWMHEPGRGLEQSSRRVLVYTDLKSIVPYHEHRSPEREIELHLTGHMQRYLWSFDGKKYSDAPEPIHIRYGERVRFTFVNDTMMEHPLHLHGMWMYLENGSDSYLPRKHTVVVKPAERLSVLVGADAPGPWAFHCHLLLHMEAGMFRIVEVSA; this comes from the coding sequence ATGGTATCTAGACGCCTCCTGTTGAAACGTACAGGTGCGTTGGGGCTGCTCGCCGCGGTGCAACCGCTTCTTCCATCCTGTGCGAATCACCCGTTGCTTCGTGCCGCTCATCCCGATCCTGATTCTTCGACGCTCGGTGGTGAGTTGATCGACCTGATGATCAGTGAACGGTCCTTCATCGTGGATGGGCGGATTGGGATGGCTACGACAATCAACGGCACTATCCCTGGTCCACTCATCCGTTTGAAAGAAGGCCAAGAGGTCACCATCCGAGTCACTAATCAGTTGATGGAGGCCTCGTCGATTCACTGGCACGGAATACTCTTGCCTTCACACATGGATGGAGTTCCTGGGGTGAGCTTCAACGGCATTGAGCCTGGAACCACCTTCACCTATCACTTTCCCGTCAAGCAAAGTGGGACCTATTGGTATCACAGCCACTCTGGGGGCCAGGAGTTGCAGGGCATGTACGCGCCATTGATTCTGGACCCGATCGAACCGGACCCGTTTCAGTATGATCGAGAGTATGTTGTGATGCTCTCGGAATGGAGTTTCGAGTCGTCTGAGGTCATGTTAGCGAACCTCAAGAAATCTTCTGGCTACTACAACTTCCAGAAGCGAGATGCCCTGGAGTTTCTTGCAGATTCAGCAAAGAGGGGGTGGTGGTCGGCGCTACAAGATTACATGATGTGGGACCAAATGCGGATGGACCCGACGGACTTTGCAGATGTGACAGGGGCGACGTTCATTTATCTTATGAACGGAGTGCCGTCCGTCGGCAATTGGACTGGACTGATTCGGCCAGGTGAGCGGGTCCGATTGCGGTTCATCAACGCGGCTGCAATGACTTTCTATGATGTGCGAATTCCTGGATTAACTATGATGGTCGTACAGGCGGATGGCCAGAATGTGCAGCCTGTGACAGTCGAAGAGTTTCGAGTCGGACCGGCAGAAACCTATGATGTCATCGTTTGGCCGACAGAGGATCGCGCGTACACGATCTTTGCCGAAACCATGGATCGGAGCGGCTTTGTCCGAGGCACGCTCGCACCTCGATTGGGGATGCAGGGAGAAGTCCCTGAGCGTCGGCGCCGCCCGCTTCGCACCATGGAAGACATGGGGATGGGTGCTCCTGGCCACGGCCATGCAAGTCATAGCGCTGAAACCACTCCGAAGTCACCTCATGCCGATCCAGCACATCACGGGATGACGCACGGAGACAGCGTGGAGTCCACAGCAGGATTGGTGACCGATGCTCGGCACGGGTCGCCGGTCCCTGGTGTACCACGGGTGAAACATGGTCCTGATCACCACGGAACCGGCAACCAAACGATCGCTGAGTATTCGCAAAACTGGATGCATGAACCGGGGAGAGGGCTCGAGCAGAGTTCCAGAAGGGTATTGGTGTACACCGACCTGAAAAGCATCGTTCCGTATCACGAGCACCGATCGCCGGAGCGGGAGATCGAGTTGCATCTCACCGGGCATATGCAACGCTACCTGTGGTCGTTCGACGGCAAAAAATATTCGGATGCGCCGGAACCGATTCATATTCGTTATGGAGAACGAGTGCGGTTTACCTTCGTCAATGACACGATGATGGAGCATCCGCTCCACCTGCACGGAATGTGGATGTATCTGGAAAACGGCTCGGATTCATATCTTCCCAGGAAGCATACCGTCGTGGTCAAACCGGCCGAACGATTGTCTGTCCTGGTCGGTGCAGACGCACCTGGACCATGGGCGTTTCACTGTCATCTCCTTTTGCACATGGAAGCAGGCATGTTTCGTATTGTCGAGGTTTCTGCATAA